The Longimicrobium sp. genome window below encodes:
- a CDS encoding GNAT family N-acetyltransferase, which produces MTDLSPDSVTLRPITDADLPFLLQLYGSTREPELAQVPWTLEQKAAFVRQQFEAQHAWWQENYAGARFDLVLVGGRPAGRLYVDVWEREVRIVDIALAPGHRNGGIGTMLLKRVFDEADAAGKPVSIHVEVFNPARRLYGRLGFVEKGKHGDVYILMERPVGGGEPAVAA; this is translated from the coding sequence ATGACCGACCTGTCTCCCGATTCCGTGACGCTCCGGCCCATCACGGATGCAGACCTTCCGTTCCTCCTGCAGCTCTACGGCTCCACGCGCGAGCCGGAGCTGGCGCAGGTGCCGTGGACCCTCGAGCAGAAGGCCGCGTTCGTGCGCCAGCAGTTCGAGGCGCAGCACGCCTGGTGGCAGGAGAACTACGCCGGCGCGCGCTTCGACCTGGTCCTCGTCGGCGGCCGGCCGGCCGGCCGGCTGTACGTGGACGTGTGGGAGCGCGAGGTCCGCATCGTCGACATCGCGCTGGCGCCGGGGCACCGCAACGGCGGGATCGGCACGATGCTGCTGAAGCGCGTGTTCGACGAGGCCGACGCGGCGGGAAAGCCGGTGAGCATCCACGTGGAGGTGTTCAACCCCGCGCGGCGGCTCTACGGCCGCCTGGGCTTCGTGGAGAAGGGAAAGCACGGCGACGTGTACATCCTGATGGAGCGCCCCGTGGGCGGGGGCGAGCCCGCCGTCGCCGCCTGA